Proteins encoded by one window of Planktothrix tepida PCC 9214:
- a CDS encoding ATP-binding protein, whose amino-acid sequence MPLPQTTQLQVPSSLVFLTKVLSWFEQLYQSFIPQSVWIRCQLALAEGFTNAVRHAHKGRSEDLYIDLEVTVLEQQIEIRIWDFGEPFDLLDKIKDILKEMNDPSRNTEIKGGGRGLKLMYDIADYLSYEQGEDGRNCLLIIKNF is encoded by the coding sequence TTGCCACTGCCCCAAACGACTCAACTTCAAGTTCCGTCTAGTTTAGTGTTCCTCACTAAAGTCTTGTCATGGTTTGAGCAACTGTATCAGTCCTTTATTCCTCAATCTGTTTGGATACGCTGTCAGTTAGCTTTAGCAGAGGGATTTACAAATGCAGTTCGTCATGCTCATAAAGGACGTTCTGAGGATCTATATATTGATTTAGAAGTGACTGTTTTAGAACAACAAATTGAAATTCGGATTTGGGATTTTGGCGAACCTTTTGATTTACTTGATAAAATCAAAGACATTCTCAAGGAGATGAATGATCCCTCAAGGAATACGGAGATAAAGGGAGGGGGAAGGGGTTTGAAATTAATGTACGATATTGCCGATTATTTAAGTTATGAACAGGGTGAAGATGGACGTAACTGTTTATTAATTATTAAGAATTTTTAA
- a CDS encoding adenosine deaminase: MPLHAELHRHLGGSVVPRILWRYFERHNPQLTQGFVEYERFEDFYTKPRNTLDEYLELHTMVESVQTVETLPYFIYRLMRGAYTFENLAYLELRYTPYLRTPEHLNQSQRIDCMAEIVEVVGKASQSSDTPIITSQILCMHTRLPLEVNRAIIDLAAQIPQYVCAIDIAGGDNHYAERLDEFINLYQYALSLGLKTTGHLYETPEGCYPELLPYLMRIGHGIQIPLLHPELLPELARQQQCLEVCPTTYIKTGTLKDIQQLKIVFERCFDAGVDIAICTDNAGLHNVRLPFEYENLLTLDILGFEELQACQQAAFRHAFAWPHENPPAHILNGLLKPEPAMV; encoded by the coding sequence ATGCCGTTACACGCTGAGTTACATCGCCATTTAGGGGGTTCTGTTGTACCGCGTATTCTGTGGCGGTATTTTGAACGTCATAACCCTCAGTTAACCCAAGGGTTTGTTGAATATGAACGGTTTGAAGATTTTTATACCAAACCCCGCAATACCTTAGATGAATATTTAGAACTGCATACAATGGTTGAAAGTGTGCAGACCGTTGAAACCCTGCCTTATTTTATTTATCGGTTGATGCGGGGTGCTTATACTTTTGAAAATTTGGCGTATTTAGAATTGCGCTATACACCTTATTTACGAACACCGGAACATCTCAACCAGTCCCAACGAATTGATTGTATGGCTGAAATTGTGGAAGTCGTGGGAAAAGCGAGTCAAAGTAGTGATACTCCCATTATTACCAGCCAAATTTTATGTATGCACACTCGACTTCCATTAGAAGTTAACCGGGCAATTATTGATTTAGCAGCACAAATACCTCAATATGTTTGTGCAATCGATATTGCTGGAGGGGATAATCATTATGCTGAACGGTTGGATGAGTTTATTAACTTGTACCAATATGCCTTATCCTTGGGATTAAAAACCACCGGACATTTATATGAAACCCCAGAAGGTTGTTATCCCGAATTATTGCCCTATTTAATGCGAATTGGTCATGGCATTCAAATTCCGTTATTACATCCTGAATTATTACCGGAATTAGCTCGACAACAGCAATGTTTAGAAGTTTGTCCCACGACCTATATTAAAACGGGTACTCTCAAGGATATTCAGCAACTAAAAATTGTCTTTGAACGCTGTTTTGATGCCGGAGTTGATATTGCCATTTGTACTGATAATGCCGGGTTACATAACGTGCGTTTACCCTTTGAATACGAGAATTTATTAACCCTTGATATTCTAGGGTTTGAAGAATTACAAGCCTGTCAACAAGCCGCCTTTCGTCATGCCTTTGCATGGCCCCATGAAAACCCCCCCGCACACATTCTCAATGGTTTATTAAAACCTGAACCTGCAATGGTTTAA
- a CDS encoding adenosine kinase, translating into MTEPKPFNVFGVGNALLDILALVEDNFIQTHDLNRGSMTLMDTIKQGKLLQQLETHPLELRCGGSAANTMMAIAQSGGTGIYSGKVSADTNGEFYQQDMVAAGIQFEIEPADTTQGPTGTCLVLTTPDAERTMCTNLGVSTTLSVTDINVDHLSQCQYSYIEGYLWDAPQPRKASIETMEQSKRLGVKVAFTFSDMFLVERFGDDFRSVLTEYCDVLFCNADEVRHFCGNEDLEVCARQLGEKVNLVFITNSNKGCLVVENQSLIQVPGFPVKPVDTVGAGDAFAGGVLYGLTNGLTTPQAARWGNYLGSQIVQIHGPRLSESQQDKLATIIN; encoded by the coding sequence ATGACAGAACCCAAACCCTTTAATGTCTTTGGTGTTGGAAATGCCCTCCTCGATATTTTGGCATTAGTTGAGGATAATTTTATTCAAACCCATGACCTCAACCGAGGATCAATGACCCTGATGGATACAATCAAACAGGGGAAATTATTACAACAATTGGAAACCCATCCCTTAGAATTACGTTGTGGAGGTTCCGCCGCTAATACCATGATGGCGATCGCCCAAAGTGGCGGGACGGGAATTTATTCGGGTAAAGTCAGTGCGGATACCAATGGCGAATTTTATCAACAGGATATGGTCGCGGCTGGAATTCAATTTGAAATTGAACCCGCCGACACCACCCAAGGGCCAACGGGAACCTGTTTAGTCTTAACAACCCCTGACGCAGAACGCACCATGTGTACTAATTTGGGGGTTTCTACAACTTTATCGGTTACGGATATCAATGTTGATCATTTGAGTCAGTGTCAATACAGTTATATTGAAGGCTATTTGTGGGATGCACCCCAACCTCGAAAAGCCAGTATTGAAACCATGGAACAGTCGAAACGCCTGGGGGTAAAAGTGGCGTTTACTTTCTCCGATATGTTTTTAGTTGAACGGTTTGGAGATGATTTCCGTAGCGTTTTAACAGAGTATTGTGATGTTTTATTTTGCAATGCAGATGAGGTGCGTCACTTCTGCGGTAACGAAGATTTAGAGGTTTGTGCCCGTCAGTTAGGAGAAAAAGTTAATCTAGTTTTCATTACCAATAGTAATAAAGGCTGTTTAGTTGTTGAAAACCAAAGTTTAATTCAGGTTCCAGGGTTCCCGGTTAAACCTGTTGATACCGTTGGGGCGGGAGATGCTTTTGCTGGTGGGGTATTATATGGACTCACCAATGGTTTAACCACCCCACAAGCCGCCCGTTGGGGAAATTATCTCGGTTCTCAAATCGTTCAAATTCATGGCCCCCGTTTAAGCGAATCTCAACAAGATAAATTAGCAACAATTATTAATTAG
- a CDS encoding 50S ribosomal protein L25/general stress protein Ctc — MEITIEGQKRPEGSKPNALRRQGLVPAVLYGHQGTESINITIPAKTVETLLKRNVVNHTLIQLNVPELSWSGKTLLREVQKHPWKGFPYHLSFFSVAQQDSLTVSIPLHFVGEAVGVKLEGGLLDVVLSELEVDCEPGSIPDRIDVDVTGLHQGQALHIRELNLPAGVTATGDAEQVVVSIIHPERGEEESSVEG; from the coding sequence ATGGAAATTACAATTGAAGGTCAAAAACGGCCAGAAGGCTCTAAACCCAATGCTTTGCGTCGTCAAGGATTAGTTCCGGCGGTGCTGTATGGTCATCAAGGTACTGAATCTATTAACATTACGATTCCCGCGAAAACTGTAGAAACCCTGCTCAAACGGAATGTTGTTAACCATACTTTAATTCAACTGAACGTTCCTGAACTGTCTTGGAGTGGTAAAACCCTGCTCAGAGAAGTTCAAAAACATCCTTGGAAAGGATTTCCCTATCACCTGAGCTTTTTCTCCGTTGCTCAACAAGATAGTTTAACCGTTTCTATTCCTCTGCATTTCGTTGGTGAAGCGGTTGGGGTGAAATTAGAAGGCGGTTTGTTAGATGTTGTTCTTTCTGAATTGGAAGTAGACTGCGAACCGGGTAGCATTCCTGATCGCATTGATGTGGACGTCACAGGTTTACATCAAGGTCAAGCCCTGCACATTAGAGAACTCAATTTACCTGCGGGAGTCACAGCTACAGGGGATGCAGAGCAAGTCGTTGTTAGTATTATTCATCCTGAACGGGGTGAGGAAGAAAGCAGCGTCGAAGGTTAA
- a CDS encoding adenylosuccinate synthase: protein MANVVVIGAQWGDEGKGKITDLLSGSADVVVRYQGGVNAGHTVVVDNQTFKLHLIPSGILYPDTECIIGSGTVIDPKILIEELDQLESLKISTKNLMISQTAHVTMPYHRLLDQASEEQRGDQKIGTTKRGIGPTYADKSERTGIRIIDLMETETLPDQLRWTINNKNVILEKLYNHPPLDPEAVIKEYLEYAERLRPHVVDASLKIDAAVQARRNILFEGAQGTLLDLDHGTYPYVTSSNPVAGGACVGAGVGPTMIDRVIGVAKAYTTRVGEGPFPTEMVEGIGQVLCDRGAEFGTTTGRQRRCGWFDAVIGRYAVRINGLDCLAITKLDVLDGLEEIKVCVAYDIDGERCEHFPSSARTFARCQPIYETVPGWKESTADCRKLEDLPKEALSYLKFLAELMKVPIAIVSLGASRDQTIIVEDPIHGPKRALLDADGQPVTVGG from the coding sequence TTGGCTAACGTAGTTGTTATCGGTGCCCAGTGGGGCGATGAAGGAAAAGGCAAAATCACCGATCTGCTGAGTGGTTCAGCCGATGTGGTTGTCCGCTACCAAGGTGGCGTTAATGCAGGTCATACGGTTGTAGTTGACAATCAAACCTTTAAACTGCACCTGATTCCTTCAGGCATTTTATATCCCGATACCGAGTGCATTATCGGTTCAGGAACCGTGATTGATCCCAAAATTTTAATTGAAGAACTGGATCAACTCGAATCCCTGAAGATTTCCACCAAAAACTTAATGATTTCCCAGACGGCTCATGTAACGATGCCTTACCATCGCCTCTTGGATCAAGCATCGGAAGAGCAACGGGGAGATCAAAAGATTGGGACAACGAAGCGGGGGATTGGCCCGACTTACGCCGATAAGTCTGAACGCACGGGAATTCGCATCATTGATTTGATGGAAACCGAGACTTTGCCCGATCAGTTGCGCTGGACGATTAACAATAAAAACGTTATCCTCGAAAAGCTTTATAATCATCCTCCTCTCGACCCAGAAGCGGTGATTAAGGAATATTTGGAATATGCAGAACGGTTGCGTCCCCATGTCGTTGATGCTTCACTGAAAATCGACGCAGCAGTGCAGGCTCGACGGAATATTTTATTTGAAGGGGCGCAAGGGACACTATTAGATTTAGATCATGGAACCTATCCCTATGTGACCTCCTCTAACCCCGTAGCAGGGGGGGCTTGTGTGGGGGCAGGAGTTGGCCCGACGATGATTGATCGGGTAATTGGGGTAGCGAAAGCTTATACAACTCGTGTGGGTGAAGGGCCATTCCCGACGGAGATGGTGGAAGGCATTGGCCAGGTTTTATGCGATCGCGGGGCTGAATTCGGAACAACAACGGGACGTCAACGGCGTTGCGGTTGGTTTGATGCGGTGATTGGCCGTTATGCTGTTAGAATCAACGGTTTAGATTGTTTGGCCATTACCAAATTAGATGTTTTAGATGGCTTAGAGGAAATTAAAGTTTGCGTTGCCTATGATATTGATGGGGAACGGTGCGAACATTTCCCTAGTAGTGCGAGAACTTTTGCTCGGTGTCAACCGATTTATGAAACGGTTCCCGGTTGGAAAGAATCAACGGCTGATTGTCGCAAGTTAGAAGATTTACCCAAAGAAGCTTTAAGTTATTTGAAATTTTTAGCGGAATTAATGAAAGTTCCGATCGCGATTGTTTCATTAGGAGCCAGTCGAGATCAAACGATTATTGTTGAAGATCCGATTCACGGGCCGAAACGAGCGTTATTAGATGCAGACGGACAACCTGTAACCGTTGGCGGTTAG